From the Marinobacter sp. es.048 genome, the window CGATGTCAGAAAATCCTGCAAACTCCTGGCGCCAGTCTGGGTCCGGATCAAATAGATCACATACCCCGCAACCGGAATCGACAGCCAGTAACTGGCATAGGCCAGACCACCAACCACCCCATAAGCCGCACCCAGGTTCGCCGCATTGGTCACCGACTTGGCAAAGATCCAGCTGATAAAAATACTCGCCGTCAGCGACCACTGCCCTACCGGGTTACCCTGGTCATCCGCGCCCTTATAGAACGAATTCGCGTTCTTGCTCCTGGGCGACAGCCAATACATCACCACGCCGTAGACCAGCAGGAATCCCCAGAACAGGGAGGCCTCTGTGAAGTTCATGTTCTCGTTCCTTGTTCTTTGTCGTTTTTCCGGGGCCTATCCCGGGGTTTCTGGTTTTGACTTCCCCGGCGAAGGAGATAGCCAGCAAACCACCCAGGCCGGCAATGACCAACGATCAGTCCTGAGCGACCCAACACCAAAGCTAGGCAGGCGCCGAACAGCTGGCCCCGAAGCGGTAACAGGAAAAACACCGGTGATGCCGCAACATAATGCGCTCATCCATGCTCTCAGCCAGCGTCCCCCCCAGGTCATACTGCGGATCATCGTCCACCAGCGTGCAGGCATACACCCGAACCTCATCGCCCTTCTTCACCAACATCCGCGTATAGGTGCACATGAAGTGGGAGCGCGCCTCCTTCGTCGGATACTTCTCCATGCAGGTCTCGGTAATCTCAGGGCTGCCGTCTTCCGAACCAGGCGTACCCAGATCCGGAAATGCGGTAAATGCCAGGTTCTCCGGAATGCGCCACTGCCGGAAGATGTCACGGAACGCTGCTTCGACATCTGCCGGAATTTCCTCCGGATCGGTCTGGCGGGCAATGGACACCTTGAAGCCCTGTTCGACCAGCCAGCGAATGCCCTGCAAGGCCTCATCAAAGCTGCCTTCACCGCGGTCCTTGTCGTGACGGGCCCTGTCCGGGAAGTCCAGGCTGACCCGGAAATGAATCGGGTAGGGGTTGTCCAGCAAAGGCAGCACCTGATGCTGGCGCTTGTGCAGCGGCTCGGTGGCGTTGGTCAGCACGAAGCAGGGCCGGTGCCGGCTGGCGTAATTCAGAATATTGACGAAGTCCCGGATCACAAAGGGCTCACCACCGGTGAAGGAAAACTGCTCCACACCCATGTCGGTGGCTTCGTGAATAAACGGCTTTACGTCACTGAGCTTCATGCCCGGAATGCGGCCATCGCCGGGATGGGAACCTTCCAGGCAGAAGGGGCAGGCCAGGTTGCATGCAGTGCCGGTATGGATCCACAGCTCTTTCAGCTTGTCCGCATCAATGTAACCTCTCGGGTCGCCATTGCGGGTGTGGGTCCAGCTATCACGGGCCCTGGGTTCCAGGACTTCCACGGCCGGAATACGTGTACTGCGGGCCGGTCTGGTTTCAGTCAGGGGCATAGATGCTCCTCGGTGTATTCGTGTTTTTCCCACGGCGCCAGCCGTGGAGCTTCTCCAGCAGTTTCAGGATTCCTTCGGGCGCATGAGCGCGTTTCCATTCACCGGCCGCGTACTTGGCTGACTCGTTCCAGGTCGGGTACGGGTGAATAGTACCCAGGATCTTGTTCAGGCCCAGGCCGTGTTTCATGGCCAGGGTGAACTCGGCCAGGATTTCCCCGGCGTGGCTGCCAACCACAACAGCGCCCAGGATCTTGTCCTTGCCCGGCGGAGTCAGCACCTTGATAAAGCCATGATCCTCACTCTCGGCAATCGCCCGGTCCAGGTCGTCCAGGCCGTAGCGGGTGACCTCGTAGGCCACGCCCTGCGCTTGTGCCTCGGCTTCGCTAAGCCCCACTCGCGCCACTTCCGGCGAGGTAAAGGTCACCCAGGGCATCACCCGGTAGTCCACCTTGAATCGCTTGAACTGACCAAAAAGGCCGTTCACCGCTGCGTACCAGGCCTGGTGCGCCGCCGCGTGGGTGAACTGGTAGGGACCAGCCACATCGCCGCAGGCAAAAACGTTCGGATAACGCAGGCTCATATCCTCTTCCACCGGTACCGTTCCGTTTGGCAGAGTGTCCACGCCAATCCGTTCCAGATTCAGGCCGGCCGTGTTCGCCCTGCGGCCAACCGCCACGACAACCTCATCAAAGGGAAGGCGCACCCGCTCACCCTCGTGCTCACAGTAGGCAACCTTCTCTCCTTCCTCTATACGGAACTCGGCGGCGGAATGTTTCAATCGGACATCCACACTGTCCGCCTGGAACTGCTTCAGAACCAGTTCGGAGACATCCTCATCTTCCTTGGCCAGCAGGCGTTCGCCCATTTCAACCTGGGTTACCTTGCTACCCAGCCGCGCAAATGCATGGGCCAGCTCCGAACCAATCGGGCCACCGCCAAGCACCAACAGACGTTCCGGCTGCTCTTCCAGCTCCCACAGATTGTCGGACGTCAGCGGCTGCATGTCTTTCAGGCCGGGAATCGGGGGTACCGCCGGTTTGCCGCCGGTGGCAACAACGATGCTGCGGGCGGTCAGACGTTCGGTGCGGCCGTCATTGTGTCTGACCTCAAGCTCCCAGGGCGACACGAAGCTGGCTTCGCCGGCAATGCAGTCCACACCCAGCTTGCGGTAACGCTCGGGGGAATCGTGGGGCTCCACTTTCGCGATTACATCTTTGACCCGATTCATGATGTTTTTGAACGAACCTTTAACGGGCACCGATTCCAATCCGTAACGGTTGGCGTGACGCAGGGTATCTGCCGCCTTCGCGCTGCGGATCAGGGCCTTTGAGGGCACACAACCGGTGTTCAGGCAATCGCCACCCATCTTGTGCTTTTCAATCAGCGCCACCTTGGCTTTTACGGCCGCCGCAATGTAAGCAGAGACAAGGCCGGCAGAGCCACCGCCGATGACCAGCAAGTTGTAGTCGAACTGCTCAGGTTTCTGCCAGCCAGCATACACTTTGCGACGGCGAATAAAGCCCACCACAAACTTGGCAATAAGCGGAAACAGACCCAGCAGGGCAAAGGACAGCAGCAGGTCGGCCGAGACAATGTCACCGGTGGATTGGATCTGGCCCAACTGGGTACCGGCGTTCACATAAACAAAGGTGCCGGGCAGCATGGCGATCCAGCTCACCAGGGCATAGGTGCGCAGCTTCATGGCCGTGAGGCCCATGGCCAGGTTGATCATGAAGAAGGGGAACACCGGCACCAGGCGCAGGGTTGCCAGGTAGAACGCGCCGTCCTTTTTGATACCGCGGTCCATTTTGGCCACAGTCTCAGCGTAGCGTTTGCGCAATGTATCCCGCATCAGGAATCGGGCAACCAGAAATGCCAGCGAAGCACCAACCGTGGAGGCAACCGATACCGCGGCAAGACCATACAGATTCCCGAAGAAGGCGCCCCCGGCCAGGGTCATGATCGTGGCTCCGGGTAGGGATAGTGCCGTGACCAGGACATAAAGCACCACGAAACCAAGCACTGCAATCAACAAGTTCTCGCCAATCCAGTCGCCCAGATCCTGCTGATGGGCCTTGAGGTTTTCCAGGGTGAGAAGCTCGCTCCCTCCGCTGGCGATAAATCCGATGATGACAACCGCGATCACCGCAATCAGGATCCATTTTTTGAATGTCATGAACTAGTCCTTTCTACCTTGAACGTATGGCCGTAATGACACCCCTATCGGGTAAGTGTTACATAAGGCCGGCAAGCTTCACATTTGGGCGCGATATTGCTGTTGTACGTCATTCAGGCCGGCATTGTGTCAACGATTGCTCATGAATATCTAACAATTCAGTTACGTGCTTCCTGATCAGGAGGCCGCCGGGAACTTTTTGGCGGCTCCAGATACTTACTGCTATTCTTGAACAATTGCTCATGAAAGGGAATAGCAATGACCGATTCAGCTCTCCAGAAGGAACAGGCGCTGATTGAAGGCCTGCAAGCCCGAAACGATCAGTCCTATCAGGAGGCTGTGCGAACCTACACCTCGGGGATGCTCGCCGTAGCCAGGTTTTATCTTGACCATTCCAGCGCCGAGGAAATCGTTCAGGATTGCTGGGTGACGGTCATCGATGCCATCCAGAAGTTCGAAGGTCGATCCGGCCTGAAGACCTGGCTGCACCGGATTGTTGCCAACCGCTGTAAGAACAGACTGCGTTCGGCCAAGAGAGAGGTTTCTACCGATTTCTCCGAGGCCCTCGAACCTGAACTGGCAGACCGGTTTAACGTCAAAGGCCGATGGGATCTGCCGCCCAAACTGCAGTTTCATGATTCTGCCGACACCCTGATGGAAAACGGCGCCCTCAGCGATTGCCTCGACAAACACCTTTCCGCCCTGCCGGAAACCCAGCGCTCGGCGCTGATGCTGTATGAGGCCCACCAGCATAAATCCGATGATGTCTGTAACATTCTCGATGTCAGTGCCTCTAATCTCCGGGTGCTATTGCACCGTGCTCGACAGAAAATCTTTCTCATGGTGGAGAACTTCCAGGAGACCGGCGAATGCTGATGTGCAAGGATCTCGCGGTAATTGCCAGCGATTACATTGACGGCGAACTGCCTGTTCTCCAGAACATGTCAGTCAAAATGCACCTGATGATGTGCAAGGACTGCCGGACCTTTATTGGCAACCTGCGAGCAAGCACCGACCTCTTGAAGGCCCATTCCGCCGCGCAAGCAAACGAAGCGCTTATCCGCAGGATTGACGAACGAGTGGCCCAGGCGCTAAAAGAAGATCCCCGCAACTCTACAAACCGAGGCTCGAAATGATCAAAGTCAGTGTCATGTACCCGAAAACCGCCGAAAGCAATTTTGACCTATGCTACTACCGTGACACGCACATGGCGTTGGTCCGGGAGAAGTTGGGCGATGCGTGCAAGCGCACTGCCATCGAGTCGGGTCTGGCCGGAGGCGCGCCGGGAGAGGGCCCTACCTATATTGCCATGGGCCACATGTATTTTGATTCTGTTGGCGATTTCCAGACCGCCTTCGGTCCACACGCCAAGCAAATCCTTGGCGATATCCCCAACTTCACCAACGTCCAGCCAACGGTCCAGATCAGTGAAGTTATCGAATAATCCCTCAGCACGGACTCACAAACCGCACATCAAGGATCCATTATGGCCAGCAACCTTCCTCACGAAAGAAAAGCTGCTATCACCGCTGCTCTAGCTGGAGGCTGGGTCGCCGATGCCGCGAGCCTTGGCGTGCACTGGCTCTACAACAGCGATCGTATCGCAGAGGTTGGCGGCCAGACACCGGAGTTTCTGCCGCCAAGGGCCGACTACTACACAAAGGGCTTCGGTTACTTTGCCCATGAGGGCAAGGCTGTTGGCGATGTGAGTCACTATGGCGCTGCTACCAGGGTTCTGACGGACAGTTTGTTGGCCAACAAGGGCATCCTGGATGTCCGGGATTACCAACGCCGATTTCGCGCCTTCTTCGGTCCCGGTGGGCAATGGCGGGGATTTATCGACAATCCCACGCGCATTACCCTTGAGAACTTCAACACCATTGAGCGCGAGGCGGTAGAGCAGGCACAGTCCGCCATGCCCGCCAGGCTGACCGAAAAACAGAAGCGGGTGTTGGTGCAAAAAGTGATGCCCTATACCCGCCGGCTGAGCGGCGACCAGCTTGCTCAACCGGTTCGCGACGCCATCAGCCTGACCTATCAACAAAAAGAGGTGCAAGAGGCCGGTGTCTACCTGGCAGAAACCATCGACCGCCATCTGGTGCTTGAAAGTGGCGCCGACGATATGCAGCTACCAGCGGTGTCAAAGCTGCCGCCACTGATAGCCTCCTATTGTGGAAATCAGAACCTTTTGGAGGTTACGGAAGCGGCTGTCCGGGTGACGAACAACAAAGACGATGCCGTAGCCTGGGCAAAATGCGCAGCGTTACTTCTGGACCGACTCTTTCGGGGCGAGAGACTTTCCGAAGCCTTGGAGGCTGCCATAACCGAGGCGCCGGACCGGAAATCCCTGGAACATGCCCGGGCGGACTCAGAACTGGACGGCGTTGGTGCCGGCGACACCTTTGGTCGAACCTGTTATCTGCATGAGGCGATGCCCGTGATTTTCCACATCCTTTCGCATGCCAGGGGATATCAGGAGGCTGTGCGCGCCAACATCCACTGTGGCGGCGATTCCTGCGGCCGGGCCTGGATCATAGGTCCAGCCATGGCGGCGATCCATGGCGTTGGTGGTGAATCGGGCATTCCACTGAGCTGGCTTGCGCAGGTAACCGATGCAGCGACGATCTACCGAGATATTGAGTCTCTGTTGAGCGCCTGAGCATTCGTATCGGGAATCAAACCCTGCCATCCAGCTGCAGCCAGCGGGAGAGACGTGAGTGCGGTCGCCGCCTCAGGTACAAGGGCAATGTACTCATCACCAACAGTACCGTGGCGGCAGCCACAACGGTCAGAGTGGGATTCAGCTCAAAGGTATGGCCCAGGCCAGCAAACACGAAGGTCATGGGCAACATGCCAAGGGCAGTGGCCAGGGCGTAGCGCCAGGGGTGTATCGCCGTCACGCCCGCGGCATAGCTGATCAGGGCAAAGGAAAACAGGGGAATAAGCCGGGTCAGGAAAACCGCAATGAACAGGAAGCGTTGTGAGCCGCGCGCCGAGAATACCGGGTTATTCTCAAGCTTCTTCTGAACGGCATCACGCCCGAGAACCCGCGCCAGATAAAACGCAATCAGCGAACCGGCCAGGGCACCCGCCACCGCAATCGCCGTTCCGCTGAACATGCCGTACACCAGGCCAGACGCCGCACTGATCGGCAAGGTAGGGATCGGCCCGACCACGACAGCCAGAATCATCAGCAGCATCAGTAATACCGGCCCCAGTGCGCCCTGGCTGGCAAACCAATCGGATAACACCGACGGCGAAAAGCTGGCCGGCATGCCCAGTTGTCGCAGCAACAGCCAGATCGCTGCCATCAACAGCGCCACAATGGCCAGAAAGGAAAGACGGAAAACCAACTGCGAACGGATCATCGGGCCATTCTACCTGCTATCCCGGAAACGGGAAGCGATAGCCGTTGAACTCGAGCCGCTCCGGGATTCCAGGAGATCAGCTGGCCAATCGGTTGACCTGCTCCACGAACGCCGTTGGCAGAGTGTCGATCACCGGCCGGGCGTCTCCACACACGTCAGGATCCGGGGTGTACGTCGGAAATGAAAACGCTCCGATAGCTCCCCATCTTGTCTCCCGTCTTTCAACCAGTCCGGATGCTGACACCTTGGCAAGTTCGGGTGACGGGGAAATGACAAAGGGGAGACACTTCTGTGACTTCCAGAAAGCAGTCACGGGAGAGAAAGCAGGAACGATCCGGTAACCCGCGGGATTACCGGAATACCACTGCTCGGTGCTTGGTACCGGTTAGCGCAGGTCCGGATTCAGGGTGTAGGTACCCGTCACACGTGCGCTGGCCAACACATGCCCTGCCATGGCTTCGCGCACGTCGTTGCCATCGAACTCGCCATCAAGGGCTAGGGTATCCACATCCAGTGCGTGCACCTCAAAGTGGTAGTGATGGATGATCTCATCGTTCCAGGGCGGACAGGGACCATCGTACCCGGCGTAAGTGCCGTTCATGTCGGGATTGCCCGCCAGAAACTGGGTATAGTTGTT encodes:
- a CDS encoding anti-sigma factor family protein → MLMCKDLAVIASDYIDGELPVLQNMSVKMHLMMCKDCRTFIGNLRASTDLLKAHSAAQANEALIRRIDERVAQALKEDPRNSTNRGSK
- a CDS encoding RNA polymerase sigma factor, with the protein product MTDSALQKEQALIEGLQARNDQSYQEAVRTYTSGMLAVARFYLDHSSAEEIVQDCWVTVIDAIQKFEGRSGLKTWLHRIVANRCKNRLRSAKREVSTDFSEALEPELADRFNVKGRWDLPPKLQFHDSADTLMENGALSDCLDKHLSALPETQRSALMLYEAHQHKSDDVCNILDVSASNLRVLLHRARQKIFLMVENFQETGEC
- a CDS encoding radical SAM protein, with amino-acid sequence MPLTETRPARSTRIPAVEVLEPRARDSWTHTRNGDPRGYIDADKLKELWIHTGTACNLACPFCLEGSHPGDGRIPGMKLSDVKPFIHEATDMGVEQFSFTGGEPFVIRDFVNILNYASRHRPCFVLTNATEPLHKRQHQVLPLLDNPYPIHFRVSLDFPDRARHDKDRGEGSFDEALQGIRWLVEQGFKVSIARQTDPEEIPADVEAAFRDIFRQWRIPENLAFTAFPDLGTPGSEDGSPEITETCMEKYPTKEARSHFMCTYTRMLVKKGDEVRVYACTLVDDDPQYDLGGTLAESMDERIMLRHHRCFSCYRFGASCSAPA
- a CDS encoding TVP38/TMEM64 family protein; this encodes MIRSQLVFRLSFLAIVALLMAAIWLLLRQLGMPASFSPSVLSDWFASQGALGPVLLMLLMILAVVVGPIPTLPISAASGLVYGMFSGTAIAVAGALAGSLIAFYLARVLGRDAVQKKLENNPVFSARGSQRFLFIAVFLTRLIPLFSFALISYAAGVTAIHPWRYALATALGMLPMTFVFAGLGHTFELNPTLTVVAAATVLLVMSTLPLYLRRRPHSRLSRWLQLDGRV
- a CDS encoding FAD-dependent oxidoreductase; the encoded protein is MTFKKWILIAVIAVVIIGFIASGGSELLTLENLKAHQQDLGDWIGENLLIAVLGFVVLYVLVTALSLPGATIMTLAGGAFFGNLYGLAAVSVASTVGASLAFLVARFLMRDTLRKRYAETVAKMDRGIKKDGAFYLATLRLVPVFPFFMINLAMGLTAMKLRTYALVSWIAMLPGTFVYVNAGTQLGQIQSTGDIVSADLLLSFALLGLFPLIAKFVVGFIRRRKVYAGWQKPEQFDYNLLVIGGGSAGLVSAYIAAAVKAKVALIEKHKMGGDCLNTGCVPSKALIRSAKAADTLRHANRYGLESVPVKGSFKNIMNRVKDVIAKVEPHDSPERYRKLGVDCIAGEASFVSPWELEVRHNDGRTERLTARSIVVATGGKPAVPPIPGLKDMQPLTSDNLWELEEQPERLLVLGGGPIGSELAHAFARLGSKVTQVEMGERLLAKEDEDVSELVLKQFQADSVDVRLKHSAAEFRIEEGEKVAYCEHEGERVRLPFDEVVVAVGRRANTAGLNLERIGVDTLPNGTVPVEEDMSLRYPNVFACGDVAGPYQFTHAAAHQAWYAAVNGLFGQFKRFKVDYRVMPWVTFTSPEVARVGLSEAEAQAQGVAYEVTRYGLDDLDRAIAESEDHGFIKVLTPPGKDKILGAVVVGSHAGEILAEFTLAMKHGLGLNKILGTIHPYPTWNESAKYAAGEWKRAHAPEGILKLLEKLHGWRRGKNTNTPRSIYAPD
- a CDS encoding EthD family reductase — translated: MIKVSVMYPKTAESNFDLCYYRDTHMALVREKLGDACKRTAIESGLAGGAPGEGPTYIAMGHMYFDSVGDFQTAFGPHAKQILGDIPNFTNVQPTVQISEVIE
- a CDS encoding ADP-ribosylglycohydrolase family protein codes for the protein MASNLPHERKAAITAALAGGWVADAASLGVHWLYNSDRIAEVGGQTPEFLPPRADYYTKGFGYFAHEGKAVGDVSHYGAATRVLTDSLLANKGILDVRDYQRRFRAFFGPGGQWRGFIDNPTRITLENFNTIEREAVEQAQSAMPARLTEKQKRVLVQKVMPYTRRLSGDQLAQPVRDAISLTYQQKEVQEAGVYLAETIDRHLVLESGADDMQLPAVSKLPPLIASYCGNQNLLEVTEAAVRVTNNKDDAVAWAKCAALLLDRLFRGERLSEALEAAITEAPDRKSLEHARADSELDGVGAGDTFGRTCYLHEAMPVIFHILSHARGYQEAVRANIHCGGDSCGRAWIIGPAMAAIHGVGGESGIPLSWLAQVTDAATIYRDIESLLSA